ACGCCCCCGAGATACCCGAGGCCGTACGGGCCGCCGCCCGCCAGGCCCCCGGTCACTGGATCGGGGTGACCGACCCCGAGTGGACCGAGGAGTCGGCCCCGCCGGAGTGGGCGGTCCTGGGGGAGTGGCAGTCGGACGAGAGCGGGGGCGTGGGCGAGTACCGCGCCAACCCGGCGTACCGGCCCTCCGCCCAGATGCTCGGCTGGCCGGAGCCCACCGACCCGGTGGACGCGGCGGCGCAACGGGCCGCCACCGGTTACGGATCGGTGGACGAGGCACTCGCGGCGCTCGCCGAGGCGGAGGTGACCGTGGTGCGCGCACCGGACGGCGGGCCGCTCACGGCCACCGGGCAGGACGGCACGCCGGTGGTGCTGGTGTTCACCTCAGCGGCACACGAGTTCATGTCCCCGGTACTTCGTCATGGCAGGCTTCCGGCGCGGC
This region of Streptomyces ortus genomic DNA includes:
- a CDS encoding type VII secretion system-associated protein, whose product is MRPGERQEGRHDDALPVVPDGSGPTADTSDTPDPSDAPEIPEAVRAAARQAPGHWIGVTDPEWTEESAPPEWAVLGEWQSDESGGVGEYRANPAYRPSAQMLGWPEPTDPVDAAAQRAATGYGSVDEALAALAEAEVTVVRAPDGGPLTATGQDGTPVVLVFTSAAHEFMSPVLRHGRLPARQLARSLDGSGTRLMVNAGAAAPLLVPADSLLGPGRGPGAEGAAEGVSSADAGAASSPPVGNSVETQPHHPHTAGRTP